From Butyricimonas paravirosa, one genomic window encodes:
- a CDS encoding S-ribosylhomocysteine lyase, which yields MEKIPSFTIDHLRLLRGIYVSRKDYLGDQVVTTFDIRMKEPNREPVLGQGELHTIEHLAATYLRNHKEWGDKIVFWGPMGCCTGNYFLMKGDLESRDIVELMRETFRFIRDFEGEVPGVAAKDCGNYLLHNLPMAKYEAAKYLSEVLDVIEEKNLIYPI from the coding sequence ATGGAAAAAATACCGAGTTTTACGATTGATCACCTGCGCTTGTTGAGGGGAATTTATGTTTCCCGTAAAGACTATTTAGGTGATCAGGTGGTCACGACGTTTGATATACGCATGAAGGAACCGAACCGGGAACCCGTGTTGGGACAGGGAGAGTTACATACGATAGAGCATCTGGCGGCGACCTATTTGCGCAATCATAAGGAGTGGGGTGACAAGATCGTGTTTTGGGGACCAATGGGGTGCTGTACGGGAAATTACTTTTTGATGAAAGGCGACTTGGAGTCCCGTGACATCGTGGAGTTAATGCGGGAGACCTTCCGTTTTATCCGGGATTTCGAGGGAGAAGTCCCCGGTGTTGCCGCTAAAGATTGCGGTAATTATTTGTTGCACAATTTACCCATGGCAAAATACGAGGCTGCAAAATATCTTTCCGAAGTGTTAGACGTGATCGAAGAGAAGAATTTGATATATCCAATATAA
- a CDS encoding 5'-methylthioadenosine/adenosylhomocysteine nucleosidase, producing MRRIGIIVAMTSEYGLVKSLLEQTKEEPVRGLLFTEGRIGNVEVILVKSGIGKVCAAVGTMEMIQRYTPDIIVNTGVAGGIDPLTEVMDIVVGENMVYHDVWCGEGNEYGQVQGLPARFVSDKELCKLALSVAHDGNVYGGLICSGDKFITDKEELTEIKKRFPEGMAVDMESCAIAQVCYMCGVPFLSYRIISDTPGVKDHYKQYLNFWEEAPKRSFEMIKVLIKALSEE from the coding sequence ATGAGAAGGATCGGAATAATTGTGGCCATGACGTCCGAATACGGACTGGTGAAATCATTATTGGAACAGACAAAAGAAGAACCTGTTCGCGGACTTCTTTTTACGGAAGGACGCATCGGGAACGTGGAAGTTATCTTGGTTAAAAGCGGTATTGGAAAGGTATGTGCTGCTGTCGGTACGATGGAGATGATACAGCGTTACACACCGGATATTATTGTCAATACCGGGGTTGCGGGGGGGATAGATCCCTTGACAGAAGTGATGGATATTGTCGTGGGCGAGAATATGGTTTATCATGACGTGTGGTGTGGAGAAGGAAATGAATATGGCCAGGTGCAAGGTTTGCCGGCTCGTTTCGTTTCGGATAAGGAGCTGTGTAAATTGGCATTATCTGTTGCTCATGATGGTAATGTTTACGGAGGTTTGATATGTAGCGGGGATAAGTTTATTACCGATAAAGAGGAGTTGACGGAGATTAAAAAACGTTTTCCGGAAGGAATGGCGGTCGACATGGAATCATGTGCCATTGCACAGGTTTGCTATATGTGTGGGGTTCCATTCTTGAGCTATCGTATTATCAGTGATACTCCCGGGGTAAAAGATCATTACAAACAATATTTGAATTTTTGGGAAGAGGCTCCTAAACGTTCTTTTGAAATGATTAAAGTGTTAATCAAAGCCTTATCAGAAGAATAA
- a CDS encoding MBL fold metallo-hydrolase: MKIKVFTNNPWQENTIVLYDETGEAVVIDCGCFSKEEGQRLKSFLVENQLTPVALLNTHLHIDHIFGNNFMLDEFGLSARAHEADSFWVEDAERYAAMLGVKGITPPPALGEYLKDGDIVKFGHSELKVIHVPGHSPGGLCFYSEKDKLLVAGDVLFQGSIGRADLPGGDMNQLLNGIREKLFVLPDDVRVIPGHGGFTTIGEEKRMNPFFQ, from the coding sequence ATGAAAATTAAAGTATTTACAAATAATCCATGGCAAGAGAACACGATCGTGTTGTATGACGAGACAGGGGAGGCCGTAGTGATTGATTGCGGTTGTTTTTCGAAGGAAGAAGGACAACGTTTGAAGAGTTTCTTAGTGGAGAATCAGTTGACGCCGGTAGCATTGTTAAATACACATTTGCATATCGATCATATTTTCGGGAATAATTTCATGCTGGATGAGTTTGGGCTATCAGCCCGGGCGCATGAGGCGGATTCGTTTTGGGTAGAGGATGCCGAAAGGTATGCGGCTATGTTAGGTGTGAAAGGAATTACCCCGCCACCGGCTTTGGGGGAATACCTGAAAGATGGGGATATCGTGAAGTTCGGACATTCGGAATTGAAGGTGATCCATGTCCCGGGACACTCTCCGGGAGGGCTTTGCTTTTATAGTGAAAAGGATAAATTACTGGTTGCGGGGGATGTTTTGTTCCAGGGAAGTATTGGCCGGGCTGATTTGCCGGGTGGGGATATGAATCAGTTGTTGAATGGTATCCGGGAAAAATTGTTTGTATTACCCGATGATGTTCGTGTCATTCCCGGGCATGGAGGATTCACGACGATCGGAGAAGAAAAAAGAATGAATCCATTTTTTCAATAG
- a CDS encoding site-specific integrase — protein sequence MNQEDVRVSFYLKKSEADEQGECPIMGRLNVGKYSEAAFSMKMTAPESAWLSGRATGKSARSREINRQLDEIRASALSIYQDLFALREKVSAEEVKCILLGMAYGQETLVAFFLSFIKKFEKKVGINREESTATSYKYACGQLMQFLNKEYNLSDIPFTALDRSFIDKYDLYLRTDCQLSAGTILLLTTQLMTVIRKAKSAGILTSNPFAGYEAERPAREIKYLTEHELERIMSTPLHNRKLYHIRDLFLFSCFTGIPYGDMCRLSDEDLVAVEDGTLWIKTSRKKTKISYEVPLLDIPLYILEKYRDAAPEGKLLPMYSNSELNNALKTIADLCGIKQRLVFHQARHTSATTVLLSNGVPLETVSKILGHERISTTQIYAHVTDDKVENDTRMLDAKIAERFSVAI from the coding sequence ATGAATCAAGAAGATGTAAGGGTTTCGTTCTACCTGAAAAAGAGCGAAGCGGACGAGCAGGGAGAGTGCCCGATTATGGGCAGGTTGAATGTAGGCAAGTATTCCGAGGCGGCCTTCAGCATGAAGATGACGGCTCCGGAATCGGCATGGCTTTCCGGTCGTGCCACGGGGAAGAGCGCAAGGTCAAGGGAAATCAACCGGCAGTTGGACGAGATACGCGCTTCGGCACTCTCCATCTATCAGGACTTGTTTGCCCTTCGGGAGAAAGTATCAGCCGAGGAGGTGAAATGTATCCTTTTGGGCATGGCTTACGGGCAGGAAACTTTGGTGGCGTTCTTCCTCAGTTTCATAAAGAAATTCGAGAAAAAAGTCGGAATCAATCGTGAGGAAAGCACGGCCACATCCTACAAGTATGCTTGTGGCCAACTCATGCAGTTTCTCAACAAGGAATACAACCTTTCGGACATTCCCTTCACGGCATTGGACAGGTCTTTCATAGACAAATATGATCTATACCTGCGGACGGACTGCCAACTGAGTGCGGGAACTATTCTGCTGCTGACCACACAGCTGATGACGGTTATCCGGAAAGCGAAGTCGGCAGGTATCCTGACGTCCAATCCGTTTGCAGGCTATGAGGCGGAACGACCGGCAAGGGAAATAAAGTATCTCACGGAGCATGAACTGGAACGCATCATGTCGACACCGCTCCATAACAGGAAACTCTACCATATCCGTGATCTGTTTCTCTTTTCCTGCTTTACCGGCATTCCATACGGGGATATGTGCCGCTTGTCGGATGAAGACCTCGTGGCTGTCGAGGACGGCACATTGTGGATTAAGACCTCCCGCAAGAAAACAAAAATCAGCTATGAGGTCCCCTTACTGGATATTCCGCTCTATATCCTTGAAAAGTACAGGGATGCCGCACCGGAAGGAAAACTGCTGCCGATGTACAGCAACAGCGAATTGAATAACGCGCTGAAAACCATCGCAGACCTGTGCGGTATCAAGCAACGACTCGTATTCCATCAGGCCCGCCATACCAGCGCGACGACCGTACTTCTGTCGAACGGAGTCCCGCTTGAAACCGTGAGCAAGATATTGGGGCATGAACGGATAAGCACCACCCAGATTTATGCCCATGTGACCGATGATAAAGTAGAGAACGACACCCGTATGCTCGATGCCAAGATTGCCGAGCGGTTCTCGGTTGCCATTTAA